In Streptomyces sp. NBC_00569, a single genomic region encodes these proteins:
- a CDS encoding condensation protein: protein MSVPAPVAPRRVPFPVVDEVARHCLQDEEPETVHIEVHLPGAPDPARLTAAFAEALRRHPRILMREAAGPWYRRRYEWELTRGPDVDVVTFPPPGPDALKRARTRALTHAPPLTASPPIRLEVLREREDGAAVLFLTINHTALDGPACLRVLATAAEIYGDHDDAPGAPAPHRAPPGAPGPALRGPSPWTPPARVAPGTPDTSPALSPGNGLLVADLPVPHRPAGAPYTVNDQLMAATALMITHWNREHGARPRPLRITMPVDDRPRGADMPIGNGTRLVEVTFEPAELTATGIPLLLHRTSVRTRALKALDRPQLGHGAALLTAPLAPVAWRAAVTRGLRRAAAPWTSTTLLSNIGRVPYPLDFGDAGRAHAVWFSAPARMPRGLTVTTASTAGRLHLALRWSRTLLGPGDGDRLRDLFEHYLHATQEATP, encoded by the coding sequence ATGAGCGTGCCGGCCCCCGTCGCGCCGCGGCGCGTCCCGTTTCCCGTGGTCGACGAGGTCGCCCGGCACTGTCTCCAGGACGAGGAGCCGGAGACCGTCCACATCGAGGTCCACCTGCCGGGCGCCCCGGACCCCGCCAGGCTGACGGCCGCCTTCGCCGAGGCGCTGCGCCGCCATCCGCGCATCCTGATGCGGGAGGCGGCGGGCCCCTGGTACCGGCGGCGCTACGAGTGGGAGCTGACCCGCGGCCCCGATGTGGACGTGGTCACCTTCCCGCCGCCGGGACCGGACGCGCTCAAGAGGGCCAGGACGCGCGCGCTGACGCACGCCCCGCCGCTGACCGCGTCGCCGCCGATCCGTCTGGAGGTGTTGCGGGAGCGGGAGGACGGTGCCGCGGTCCTGTTCCTCACGATCAACCACACCGCTCTGGACGGCCCGGCCTGTCTGCGCGTCCTCGCGACGGCGGCCGAGATCTACGGGGACCACGACGACGCCCCCGGCGCGCCGGCGCCCCACCGGGCGCCGCCCGGGGCGCCGGGGCCCGCCCTGCGCGGGCCCTCGCCGTGGACCCCGCCCGCCCGCGTCGCGCCCGGCACCCCCGACACCTCACCCGCCCTCTCGCCCGGTAACGGCCTCCTGGTCGCGGACCTGCCCGTGCCGCACCGGCCCGCCGGCGCCCCGTACACCGTCAACGACCAGCTCATGGCCGCCACCGCCCTGATGATCACGCACTGGAACAGGGAGCACGGCGCGCGCCCGCGTCCCCTGCGCATCACGATGCCGGTGGACGACCGGCCCCGGGGCGCGGACATGCCCATCGGCAACGGCACCCGGCTCGTCGAAGTCACCTTCGAACCGGCGGAGTTGACGGCCACCGGCATTCCGCTCCTGCTGCACCGCACCTCGGTCCGCACCAGGGCGCTCAAGGCCCTCGACCGGCCCCAGCTCGGTCACGGCGCCGCCCTCCTCACCGCCCCGCTCGCCCCGGTCGCCTGGCGCGCCGCGGTCACCCGCGGGCTGCGCAGGGCCGCCGCACCCTGGACGTCGACCACGCTGCTCAGCAACATCGGCCGCGTCCCCTACCCGCTCGACTTCGGTGACGCGGGCCGCGCCCACGCCGTCTGGTTCTCGGCCCCCGCGCGCATGCCGCGCGGCCTGACCGTGACGACCGCGTCCACGGCCGGCCGGCTGCACCTCGCCCTGCGCTGGTCACGCACCCTGCTCGGGCCGGGTGACGGCGACCGGCTGCGGGACCTGTTCGAGCACTACCTGCACGCGACGCAGGAGGCGACGCCATGA
- a CDS encoding alpha-(1->3)-arabinofuranosyltransferase — protein sequence MTSTVQAPPPAAARPAPSRPGHGRGPRSRRWLLAFWATLFALFVAVSPGRMTFDTKLGVALDPWKFLTDLGDLWHDRAGFGGIFDQYVGYSFPMLPYYGLARLTHLPVWLAERLWLSIIVTVAFWGALRLAERLRIGSPRTRLLGAVAYALWPAFTIVVGSTSAAALPGAFLPWVLLPLTNDRTSARVAATRSALLVPFMGGVNAAATLASLLPVGLYLLSRPAGPRRRKLIAWWTPSVILATAWWILPLLLLGVYGENFLPYVETSQTTTGTMSAAESLRGAGNWVAYLHFGEAWLPAGWTVATAAVTVVGSALAAAFGLAGLARRDLPERRWLVLTVLTVALITLAGYGGALGAPFHSTVQSWLNGGLVPFRNIYKFQTGLGLALAFGLMHVTAVAAEPRGARPLRHRRYAPLLAAVLILPGLAWPYLNGSILQPGSFRSLPAYWDTTAHWLKERSPDSRALVVPATAHGIYTWGSPIDQPLDVLADSRWAQRDYVPFGTPGNRRALDAVEQALTTGGEVPGLQDYLSRAGLHFVVVRNDLDPDQLGYVPTATVKRTLEESGYRRVTGFGPVTTGGRIADGTPLQVEGLYPRQRAVEIYAPGSARRPGQAALLPVSGTAEVSGGPESLLPLSADPAMRGRPTVLTGDNHPGIGTPALRTAGDGLRRADTRFGLVGSNTSYTYTPTERNSPGSTQDPGAKPRQILPGDGVRHQTTAVLRGAAQVTASSSGNWLFHLPQYDPVNAFDGNPDTAWAEGTPGTPDGQWLRIAFSSKTPVPGTLQVTPLPQEGVRAAPTRIRVQTETGSATSALQPNGERQTVKAPAGDSSWLRITILGAQAGHTGLAGAGFLAVDIPGVQVTRLLRLPQDSTDAQQFSFHVTTAEPNLGRLFTTAEGGTYTLGASARPAPGDAFDKLLYEVAPEQRHRVTATADSTSALGGDLSARNLTDGDLTTAWIAGDRPTIHLRWPDKQPVGEVVLAAAGGLSTRPEKIEISSPDGAAVAGVDENGVARFDPITTDRLDITVTATAPLTVHNPVADADLQLPVGLTEAYLPALDQYRTPQPSPTRTFSLPCGKGPDVTVDGTRHRTGAKGTVRDLVERRPIAVTLCGRAPTSLPLPAGTHTLEAPQDKGPLRLTDATLTRTDAPTTTPPAGRALRIRDWLGDRKEVTIGSGPATYLTTYENANDGWKATLDGKELTPLRLDGWQQGFLVPQGAGGTVQLSYEPARTYEAGLFGGAAGVLALAGIALFRRRAANTDATPPAPPPGLLLGTVALTLVGAVIAGPLALLVPALALVAWRRHALLVPIAFLAMAGAGIAAAVGAGEPSRSSAGAFGPAAQLLALVALFAALTTTRGPARTPADPPRPPGGPSQEGSA from the coding sequence ATGACGAGCACGGTCCAGGCGCCGCCCCCGGCGGCGGCCCGCCCCGCCCCCTCCCGTCCAGGACACGGGCGGGGGCCGCGCTCGCGGCGCTGGCTGCTGGCCTTCTGGGCGACGCTGTTCGCGCTGTTCGTGGCGGTGTCGCCCGGGCGCATGACGTTCGACACGAAGCTGGGTGTCGCGCTCGACCCGTGGAAGTTCCTCACGGACCTGGGCGACCTGTGGCACGACCGGGCGGGCTTCGGCGGGATCTTCGACCAGTACGTCGGCTACTCGTTCCCGATGCTGCCCTACTACGGGCTCGCGCGGCTGACGCATCTGCCGGTGTGGCTGGCCGAGCGCCTGTGGCTGTCGATCATCGTGACGGTGGCGTTCTGGGGTGCCCTGCGTCTCGCGGAGCGCCTGAGGATCGGCAGCCCCCGGACCCGGCTGCTCGGCGCGGTGGCCTACGCGCTGTGGCCGGCGTTCACGATCGTCGTCGGCTCGACGTCGGCGGCCGCCCTGCCGGGCGCGTTCCTGCCGTGGGTGCTGCTGCCGCTCACGAACGACCGCACGAGCGCGCGCGTCGCGGCGACGCGCTCGGCGCTCCTCGTCCCGTTCATGGGCGGGGTGAACGCGGCGGCCACTCTCGCCTCCCTCCTCCCGGTGGGTCTCTATCTCCTCTCCCGCCCGGCGGGCCCGCGCCGCCGCAAGCTGATCGCGTGGTGGACCCCGTCGGTGATCCTCGCGACGGCCTGGTGGATCCTGCCGCTGCTCCTCCTGGGCGTGTACGGCGAGAACTTCCTTCCGTACGTGGAGACTTCGCAGACCACGACGGGCACCATGTCGGCCGCCGAGTCCCTGCGCGGCGCCGGGAACTGGGTGGCGTACCTGCACTTCGGCGAGGCCTGGCTGCCCGCGGGCTGGACGGTCGCGACGGCGGCCGTGACCGTCGTCGGGTCGGCGCTCGCGGCGGCCTTCGGGCTCGCGGGGCTCGCCCGCCGCGATCTGCCCGAACGCCGCTGGCTCGTCCTGACGGTCCTCACGGTCGCGCTGATCACCCTCGCGGGGTACGGGGGCGCGCTCGGCGCACCCTTCCACTCCACGGTGCAGTCCTGGCTGAACGGCGGCCTGGTCCCGTTCCGCAACATCTACAAGTTCCAGACCGGCCTCGGGCTCGCCCTCGCCTTCGGGCTGATGCACGTGACGGCGGTCGCGGCCGAGCCGCGCGGCGCCCGCCCCCTGCGCCACCGCCGGTACGCGCCCCTCCTGGCGGCGGTCCTGATCCTGCCGGGTCTCGCCTGGCCGTACCTCAACGGCTCGATCCTGCAACCGGGTTCGTTCCGCTCCCTGCCCGCGTACTGGGACACGACGGCGCACTGGCTGAAGGAGCGCTCGCCCGACTCGCGCGCCCTCGTCGTGCCCGCCACCGCGCACGGCATCTACACCTGGGGCTCCCCCATCGACCAGCCCCTCGACGTCCTCGCCGACTCGCGCTGGGCGCAGCGCGACTACGTCCCGTTCGGCACACCCGGCAACCGCCGCGCCCTCGACGCCGTCGAGCAGGCCCTGACCACCGGCGGTGAAGTCCCCGGCCTCCAGGACTACTTGAGCCGGGCGGGACTGCACTTCGTCGTCGTACGCAACGACCTCGACCCCGACCAGCTGGGCTACGTACCGACCGCGACCGTCAAGCGCACCCTGGAGGAGTCCGGGTACCGGCGCGTCACCGGGTTCGGGCCCGTCACGACCGGCGGCCGCATCGCCGACGGCACCCCGCTCCAGGTCGAGGGGCTCTATCCGCGCCAGCGAGCGGTGGAGATCTACGCGCCCGGCTCCGCGCGGCGTCCCGGGCAGGCCGCCCTGCTGCCGGTCTCCGGCACCGCGGAGGTCAGCGGCGGCCCCGAGTCGCTCCTGCCGCTGTCCGCCGACCCGGCGATGCGCGGCAGGCCCACCGTCCTCACCGGCGACAACCACCCGGGCATCGGTACGCCCGCGCTGCGCACGGCCGGTGACGGCCTTCGCCGCGCCGACACCCGCTTCGGCCTGGTCGGATCCAACACCTCGTACACGTACACGCCGACCGAGCGGAACTCCCCGGGCAGCACGCAGGACCCGGGGGCGAAGCCACGGCAGATCCTGCCGGGCGACGGGGTCCGCCATCAGACGACCGCCGTGCTGCGCGGCGCGGCGCAGGTCACGGCGTCGTCGAGCGGGAACTGGCTGTTCCACCTGCCGCAGTACGACCCGGTGAACGCGTTCGACGGGAACCCCGACACGGCGTGGGCGGAGGGCACACCGGGCACGCCCGACGGGCAGTGGCTGCGGATCGCGTTCTCCTCGAAGACACCCGTGCCCGGCACGCTCCAGGTGACTCCCCTGCCGCAGGAGGGAGTCAGGGCCGCGCCGACCCGGATCCGCGTACAGACGGAAACGGGCTCGGCCACCTCGGCCCTTCAGCCGAACGGCGAGCGTCAGACCGTCAAGGCGCCTGCGGGCGACAGCAGTTGGCTGCGGATCACGATCCTGGGCGCGCAGGCGGGGCACACAGGTCTCGCGGGCGCGGGCTTCTTGGCCGTCGACATCCCGGGCGTCCAGGTGACCCGGCTGCTCCGGCTGCCCCAGGACTCCACGGACGCGCAGCAGTTCAGCTTCCACGTGACCACCGCGGAGCCGAACCTCGGGCGCTTGTTCACGACCGCCGAAGGCGGCACGTACACCCTCGGGGCGAGCGCGCGGCCCGCTCCGGGCGACGCGTTCGACAAGCTCCTCTACGAGGTGGCGCCCGAGCAGCGCCATCGCGTCACGGCCACCGCGGACTCCACGTCCGCGCTCGGCGGCGACCTGTCGGCCCGCAATCTCACGGACGGCGACCTGACCACGGCGTGGATCGCGGGCGACCGGCCCACCATCCATCTGCGCTGGCCGGACAAGCAGCCGGTGGGAGAAGTCGTACTCGCCGCCGCCGGCGGCCTCTCCACCCGCCCAGAGAAGATCGAGATCAGTTCGCCGGACGGGGCGGCCGTGGCGGGCGTCGACGAGAACGGCGTGGCCCGCTTCGACCCGATCACCACGGACCGCCTGGACATCACCGTCACCGCGACGGCCCCCCTCACCGTCCACAACCCGGTGGCGGACGCCGATCTGCAACTGCCGGTCGGCCTGACGGAGGCGTACCTCCCGGCGCTCGACCAGTACCGCACCCCGCAGCCGTCCCCCACCCGCACGTTCAGCCTGCCGTGCGGCAAGGGCCCGGACGTCACGGTCGACGGCACACGTCACCGGACCGGCGCGAAGGGAACGGTCAGGGACCTCGTGGAACGCCGCCCCATCGCCGTCACCCTGTGCGGGCGGGCCCCCACGTCGCTGCCTCTCCCCGCCGGCACGCACACCCTGGAGGCACCACAGGACAAGGGCCCCCTCCGCCTGACCGACGCCACCCTCACCCGCACCGACGCACCCACCACCACCCCGCCCGCCGGCCGCGCCCTGCGCATCCGCGACTGGCTCGGCGACCGCAAGGAGGTGACCATCGGCTCCGGCCCCGCCACCTATCTGACGACGTACGAGAACGCCAACGACGGCTGGAAGGCGACCCTCGACGGCAAGGAGTTGACCCCGCTGCGCCTGGACGGCTGGCAGCAGGGCTTCCTCGTCCCCCAGGGCGCGGGCGGCACCGTGCAGCTGAGCTACGAACCGGCGCGGACGTACGAGGCGGGGCTGTTCGGCGGGGCCGCGGGCGTGCTCGCGCTGGCCGGGATCGCCCTCTTCCGGCGGCGCGCCGCAAACACCGACGCGACGCCGCCCGCCCCGCCGCCCGGGCTGCTGCTCGGCACGGTGGCACTCACCCTGGTCGGCGCGGTGATCGCGGGTCCGCTCGCGCTGCTCGTCCCGGCGCTCGCGCTCGTGGCGTGGCGGCGGCACGCGCTCCTCGTCCCGATCGCGTTCCTGGCGATGGCGGGTGCGGGCATCGCCGCCGCGGTGGGAGCCGGCGAGCCGTCCCGGTCGTCCGCGGGCGCCTTCGGCCCGGCGGCCCAACTCCTCGCGCTGGTGGCCCTGTTCGCCGCTCTGACGACCACTCGCGGGCCGGCGAGGACCCCGGCCGATCCGCCGCGGCCGCCCGGCGGCCCCTCACAGGAAGGATCGGCATGA
- a CDS encoding class I SAM-dependent methyltransferase, whose protein sequence is MTHSTRTSPPDPSLRRSLALFRAFLREQRDPETCYSLLARDAADQVEAVCGGVAGKIVVDVGGGSGYFTREFRRRGAHGFLFEPDARELGARPAAPAVVADGYLLPLAEGAADVTFSSNVLEHVDDPQTFLSELVRVTRPGGIVYLSFTNWLSPWGGHEWAPWHYLGADRARARYQRRTGRPPKHTLGENLFAHHIGPTLRQVRARDDITVVSARSRYWPFLAATVAKVPGVREFATWNLLLILRRCSP, encoded by the coding sequence ATGACGCACTCGACACGCACGTCCCCGCCCGACCCGTCGCTCCGCCGCTCGCTCGCCCTGTTCCGCGCGTTCCTGCGCGAACAGCGGGACCCCGAGACCTGCTACTCCCTGCTGGCCCGCGACGCCGCCGACCAGGTCGAGGCGGTCTGCGGGGGTGTCGCGGGGAAGATCGTCGTCGATGTGGGCGGCGGGTCCGGCTACTTCACCCGGGAGTTCAGGCGGCGCGGCGCGCACGGCTTCCTCTTCGAGCCCGACGCGCGGGAGCTGGGCGCGCGGCCGGCCGCGCCCGCTGTCGTGGCGGACGGCTATCTGCTGCCGCTCGCGGAGGGCGCGGCCGATGTCACGTTCTCCTCGAACGTCCTGGAGCACGTGGACGACCCACAGACGTTCCTCAGCGAGCTGGTCCGGGTGACGCGGCCCGGCGGGATCGTCTATCTCTCGTTCACCAACTGGCTCTCCCCGTGGGGCGGTCACGAATGGGCACCCTGGCACTACCTGGGCGCCGACCGGGCCCGCGCCCGCTACCAGCGGCGTACGGGCAGGCCGCCCAAGCACACGCTCGGCGAGAACCTCTTCGCGCATCACATCGGTCCGACGCTGCGCCAGGTCAGGGCCCGTGACGACATCACCGTCGTCTCCGCGCGCTCCCGCTACTGGCCGTTCCTCGCGGCGACCGTCGCGAAGGTGCCGGGCGTGCGCGAGTTCGCCACCTGGAACCTCCTCCTCATCCTCCGGCGGTGTTCTCCATGA
- a CDS encoding glycosyltransferase family 4 protein, whose amino-acid sequence MPQHVPTPLRTPHPGDARPHPALPPPPRRIVFLAHRDLGNPAAGGSELLVDRLADGLTRLGHEVTLLCGGPAAFRDYRVVSAGGDLGHYLRARSAFARQVGDCDLLVEVCNGMPYLAPLWHRGPTLRLVNHVHTDLWRMRFGGPLAPAARLGRRLEHWALSGAERRGLLVAVSPSTATALRALGVERERIRVVHNGVEEPGPRADRSREPLFLAMGRLVEYKRIDLLLRLWERVRPVTGGRLLIVGDGPERDRLEQLAGPGVEFMGHVSEAEKNRLLCEAWLLLHPSAVEGWGLVVTEAAARGTPAIGFDVPGLRDSVEDGVTGLLARGESSFAAAWCALALSGQRRRLMGKAAEERAAAFRWAHTVRQFRAVAAEAVRSPAP is encoded by the coding sequence ATGCCCCAGCACGTGCCCACCCCCCTGCGCACGCCCCACCCGGGCGACGCACGTCCCCACCCGGCGCTTCCCCCGCCGCCGCGCCGGATCGTCTTCCTCGCCCACCGCGACCTCGGCAACCCGGCCGCGGGCGGCTCCGAACTCCTCGTCGACCGGCTGGCCGACGGGCTGACCCGCCTGGGCCACGAGGTGACGCTGCTGTGCGGCGGGCCCGCCGCGTTCCGTGACTACCGCGTCGTGTCGGCCGGCGGCGACCTCGGCCACTACCTGCGGGCGCGCTCCGCGTTCGCCCGCCAGGTCGGCGACTGCGACCTGCTCGTGGAGGTGTGCAACGGCATGCCGTATCTGGCGCCGCTGTGGCACCGCGGCCCGACGCTGCGCCTGGTCAACCACGTCCACACCGATCTGTGGCGCATGCGCTTCGGCGGGCCGCTCGCGCCGGCCGCGCGGCTCGGGCGACGTCTGGAGCACTGGGCGCTGTCCGGCGCCGAGCGCCGCGGTCTGCTGGTGGCCGTCTCGCCGTCGACGGCCACCGCGCTGCGGGCACTCGGCGTCGAACGCGAACGCATCCGCGTCGTCCACAACGGCGTCGAGGAGCCGGGCCCGCGCGCGGACCGCTCCCGTGAGCCGCTCTTCCTCGCGATGGGCCGGCTCGTCGAGTACAAGCGGATCGATCTGCTGCTGCGCCTGTGGGAGCGGGTGCGGCCGGTCACCGGCGGCCGGCTCCTCATCGTCGGCGACGGACCCGAGCGGGACCGGCTCGAACAACTCGCCGGCCCCGGCGTCGAGTTCATGGGTCATGTCTCCGAGGCCGAGAAGAACCGGCTGCTGTGCGAGGCATGGCTGCTGCTGCACCCCTCCGCCGTGGAGGGGTGGGGCCTGGTCGTCACGGAGGCCGCCGCGCGCGGGACCCCGGCGATCGGTTTCGACGTGCCGGGGCTGCGCGACTCCGTCGAGGACGGCGTCACGGGGCTTCTCGCACGCGGCGAGTCGTCGTTCGCGGCGGCCTGGTGCGCGCTGGCCCTGTCCGGCCAGCGGCGCCGGCTGATGGGCAAGGCCGCCGAGGAGCGCGCCGCGGCCTTCCGCTGGGCGCACACGGTGCGGCAGTTCAGAGCCGTGGCCGCCGAGGCGGTGAGGAGCCCCGCGCCATGA
- a CDS encoding DUF3068 domain-containing protein, whose product MRRTVSPFSLLTLGLGAFLLALAPLLAWYVEPRAERTPVDVDTTTVFTGTGSYFDTGAVKTVHDRRITVTRQVRGDVAASEKSGRAVWDVSTSVDTDASLPAADPHDALQWTLERWVTDRRTNAPVHCCGEQPSFEGEAYLKFPFDVHKRAYRWWDNTLGATVTLSYRGTKRIQGYEGYRFTGTVPATRTGSRLVPGTIVGQPKRNQVLAEEWYANHGIELVADPRTGRIVYAAIGPRKTLRAPGAAKDAVVLLDSERIAFTPATQRQQVALAGDDSGRLRLLGTTLPLGAGAAGLVLAALGAVFVVRSRGGRGGTDGSEPSNPDSSPTVLEPSTM is encoded by the coding sequence ATGCGTCGAACCGTCTCACCTTTCTCCCTGCTCACCCTGGGTCTCGGCGCGTTCCTGCTCGCCCTGGCCCCGCTGCTCGCGTGGTACGTCGAGCCACGCGCCGAACGCACCCCCGTCGACGTCGACACGACGACCGTGTTCACCGGAACCGGAAGCTACTTCGACACCGGCGCGGTGAAGACCGTGCACGACCGGCGGATCACCGTCACGCGCCAGGTGCGCGGCGACGTGGCCGCGTCCGAGAAGAGCGGCCGGGCGGTGTGGGACGTGTCCACGTCCGTCGACACCGACGCGTCGCTGCCCGCGGCGGACCCGCACGACGCGCTCCAGTGGACCCTGGAGCGCTGGGTCACCGACCGCAGGACCAACGCGCCGGTGCACTGCTGCGGTGAGCAGCCGTCCTTCGAGGGCGAGGCCTACCTCAAGTTCCCCTTCGACGTGCACAAGCGCGCCTACCGCTGGTGGGACAACACGCTCGGCGCGACGGTCACGCTCTCCTACCGGGGCACGAAGAGGATCCAGGGCTACGAGGGCTACCGCTTCACCGGCACCGTCCCCGCCACGAGGACCGGGTCACGCCTGGTGCCCGGGACGATCGTGGGACAGCCGAAGCGGAATCAGGTCCTTGCCGAGGAGTGGTACGCGAACCACGGCATCGAGCTGGTCGCCGATCCGAGGACGGGCCGGATCGTCTACGCCGCGATCGGCCCGCGCAAGACGCTGCGCGCCCCCGGTGCGGCGAAGGACGCGGTGGTGCTCCTGGACAGCGAGCGCATCGCGTTCACCCCGGCCACGCAGCGGCAGCAGGTAGCTCTCGCCGGCGACGACAGCGGCCGGCTCCGCCTTCTCGGCACGACGCTCCCGCTCGGGGCCGGCGCGGCCGGCCTGGTGCTCGCGGCACTGGGTGCCGTGTTCGTCGTACGGAGCAGGGGCGGACGGGGCGGTACGGACGGGAGCGAACCGTCGAATCCCGATTCGTCCCCAACAGTGCTGGAACCCTCCACGATGTGA
- a CDS encoding helix-turn-helix domain-containing protein — protein sequence MPPVPSGGPAAHSAVRPERSAWRDVPRLQVKRFAGLAMAEAPALAEDILREIRHEYPHLPLVLDESGEPMALVGIRRAIEGFVQFQLADAEDRPRSHPAVFQEFGRGQSLHGRSLDSLQAMYRLGVRLAWRRLAELGQRALIPPPAMYELAEAGFEYLDGLVDQSVRGYAEAAARQAGERLRLQRKLIDLLLTEQTGHADHPARGAAAPPDPARALAERAARIGWPLPGRVSVGVLLRPAREAVAPAVGQGVLLDMETEQPRMVVPDPDAAGRPELLRRAMAGWSGAIGPPVPLPDAAKSLRWAEAAVRLVERGLLPAGEVLHCTEHTQALVLLQPEELIDDLSRRALAPLAHCGPTHARRMADTLLAWLETRGGAPEVAARLGVHPQTVRYRLRQIRELWGDEIDDPDRRFELELVLRARRLRDLSGGP from the coding sequence GTGCCCCCCGTTCCGTCCGGCGGCCCTGCCGCGCACAGTGCCGTGCGGCCCGAGCGCTCGGCCTGGCGCGATGTGCCCCGGCTCCAGGTGAAACGGTTCGCCGGGCTCGCGATGGCCGAGGCGCCCGCCCTCGCGGAGGACATCCTTCGGGAGATCCGCCACGAATACCCCCACTTACCCCTCGTGCTCGACGAGTCCGGCGAGCCCATGGCGCTCGTCGGCATCCGCAGAGCCATCGAGGGCTTCGTGCAGTTCCAGCTCGCCGACGCGGAGGACCGGCCGCGCTCCCACCCGGCCGTCTTCCAGGAGTTCGGCCGCGGCCAGAGCCTGCACGGCCGCAGCCTCGACTCCCTCCAGGCCATGTACCGGCTCGGCGTACGCCTGGCCTGGCGCCGCCTCGCCGAGCTCGGCCAGCGGGCCCTCATCCCGCCGCCCGCCATGTACGAACTCGCCGAGGCGGGCTTCGAGTACCTCGACGGCCTCGTCGACCAGTCCGTACGCGGCTACGCAGAGGCCGCCGCCCGGCAGGCCGGCGAACGCCTGCGTCTCCAGCGCAAACTCATCGACCTGCTGCTCACCGAGCAGACCGGGCACGCCGACCACCCCGCACGCGGCGCCGCCGCTCCGCCCGACCCCGCGCGGGCCCTCGCCGAACGGGCCGCGCGGATCGGCTGGCCCCTGCCCGGCCGGGTCTCCGTCGGAGTCCTCCTGCGCCCCGCGCGCGAAGCCGTCGCGCCCGCCGTCGGACAGGGCGTGCTCCTCGACATGGAGACCGAGCAGCCCCGCATGGTCGTGCCCGACCCCGACGCGGCGGGCCGCCCCGAACTCCTGCGCCGCGCCATGGCCGGCTGGTCCGGCGCGATCGGCCCGCCCGTGCCGCTGCCCGACGCGGCGAAGTCCCTGCGCTGGGCCGAAGCCGCGGTCCGGCTCGTGGAGCGCGGGCTGCTCCCGGCGGGCGAGGTGCTCCACTGCACCGAACACACCCAGGCCCTCGTGCTGCTCCAGCCCGAGGAACTCATCGACGACCTGTCGCGCCGCGCGCTCGCGCCCCTCGCCCACTGCGGCCCGACCCACGCCCGCCGCATGGCCGACACCCTCCTCGCCTGGCTGGAGACGCGCGGCGGCGCACCCGAGGTGGCCGCCCGTCTCGGCGTCCACCCGCAGACCGTCCGCTACCGGCTGCGCCAGATTCGCGAGCTGTGGGGCGACGAGATCGACGACCCGGACCGCCGCTTCGAGCTGGAACTGGTGCTGCGGGCACGGCGGTTGAGGGATCTGAGCGGCGGGCCGTGA
- a CDS encoding RNA polymerase sigma-70 factor — translation MRRVEEFEEFEELRPLLFSIAYRILGSVSEAEDAVQETWLRFAASTTQPRSAKAFLSATVTRISIDVLGSARVRREAYVGPWFPEPLLSDPYEDPARSAELADSVSMAALLLLERLSPLERAVFVLREVFAFGFPEIASAVDRSEAACRQLAVRARRHMDAGRPRFEADRQEREQLAARFFDALREGDVDGLQELLAADVSLVGDGGGNAPQLARPVAGASNVARLLASVFPVMFRIDVTSEPHEMNGQPGAILRDRDGRVLNTVILDVLDGQIQTIRLVINPDKLGHLGPVSDPWAVDREVRQARRRRKD, via the coding sequence GTGAGACGGGTCGAGGAGTTCGAGGAGTTCGAGGAGCTGCGGCCGCTGCTGTTCTCGATCGCCTACCGCATCCTGGGCAGCGTGAGCGAGGCCGAGGACGCGGTCCAGGAGACGTGGCTGCGCTTCGCGGCGTCCACGACACAGCCCAGGTCGGCCAAGGCGTTCCTGTCGGCCACGGTCACCCGGATCTCGATCGACGTGCTGGGCTCGGCCCGCGTGCGGCGGGAGGCCTACGTCGGACCGTGGTTCCCCGAGCCGCTCCTGTCCGACCCCTATGAGGATCCGGCGCGCTCGGCGGAGCTGGCCGACTCGGTGTCCATGGCGGCGCTGCTGCTCCTGGAGCGGCTCAGCCCGCTGGAGCGGGCGGTCTTCGTGCTGCGGGAGGTGTTCGCGTTCGGCTTCCCCGAGATCGCCTCGGCCGTGGACCGCTCGGAGGCCGCGTGCCGCCAGCTCGCGGTGCGGGCGCGGCGCCACATGGACGCGGGCCGGCCCCGGTTCGAGGCCGACCGCCAGGAGCGGGAGCAACTGGCGGCGCGGTTCTTCGACGCGCTGCGGGAGGGCGACGTCGACGGCCTGCAAGAGCTCCTCGCCGCCGATGTGTCCCTGGTCGGCGACGGCGGCGGCAACGCCCCGCAGCTCGCCAGGCCCGTCGCGGGCGCGAGCAACGTGGCCCGGCTGCTGGCTTCGGTCTTCCCCGTGATGTTCCGGATCGACGTGACGTCCGAGCCGCACGAGATGAACGGTCAGCCGGGCGCGATCCTGCGCGACCGGGACGGCAGGGTCCTCAACACCGTCATCCTCGACGTGCTCGACGGGCAGATCCAGACGATCCGCCTGGTGATCAACCCCGACAAGCTCGGGCACCTGGGCCCGGTGTCGGACCCGTGGGCGGTCGACCGCGAGGTGCGTCAGGCCCGCCGGCGGCGGAAGGACTGA